The following are from one region of the Coffea eugenioides isolate CCC68of chromosome 2, Ceug_1.0, whole genome shotgun sequence genome:
- the LOC113759592 gene encoding uncharacterized protein LOC113759592 has product MAAQRTLRELATPNVNQQPLCITYTDTEEAFELKSGLIHLLSTFRGIADKAKDWLFYLPSGSITTWEVLKRQILEKFFPTSRAANIRKEIYRVRQANGEILYEYWERFKQLCASCPHHQIHDQLLIQYFYEGLLPMDRSMVDAASGGALVNKTTDEAKRLISNMTENSQQFGVKSEGVTRRVNKVNHSDLVNRLTELTALVRQMAKGQVQAAKACEISAAPEHMTDICPTLQEDPHEQANAMGGLPGPPQWRNDPYAPTYNPGWRNHPNFSYAQKPSGFKQPFQQRQLVQQPSTSDSGMSLKDMVKSLADSTCQMRQDQQRFQQDSQRFQQDQQRFQQETRASIRTLEAQMSQLASSLSNFENSKRKLPTQVIPNPMENVSAITLRSGKELQEYQNAVSKHDLEEQVEEETMKSPTQSLPRKEPRDEPPVVVTPPPPFSSRYAKSRKEEQEQKVFDIFRKVELKGFEKIYMGENVSAVLQQKLPFKHKDPGMFTVPCKIENVKVENALIDLGAAINIMPRSIYNSLNFGSLKETSAIMQLADMSNAYPDRILEDIPVQVDKLVFLADFYVLDMDDDLSVSPLVLLGRLFLMTSKTKIDVYSGTLTMEFDGDIIKFNTCDAIKCSSEAHSIFVIDVIDPFMQQKFELNGRDALKVVINCNFDSHKMSRVAKKFELHPD; this is encoded by the exons ATGGCAGCCCAAAGAACCTTGAGGGAGCTTGCAACCCCAAATGTTAACCAACAGCCTCTGTGCATCACATACACTGACACTGAGGAGGCttttgaactaaaatctggGCTGATTCACTTATTATCTACTTTTCGTGGTATTGCAG ATAAAGCTAAGGACTGGCTGTTCTACTTGCCATCGGGGTCCATCACTACGTGGGAAGTATTAAAACGGCAAATCCTTGAGAAATTCTTCCCAACCTCCAGGGCCGCCAACATCAGGAAGGAGATATATAGAGTTAGGCAAGCAAATGGGGAGATCCTCTATGAATACTGGGAGCGGTTCAAACAACTGTGTGCCAGTTGCCCACACCATCAAATTCATGACCAACTGTTGATCCAATATTTCTACGAGGGACTCCTACCCATGGATAGGAGCATGGTCGATGCAGCTAGTGGAGGAGCTCTAGTGAATAAGACAACAGATGAAGCCAAACGGCTTATCTCGAACATGACTGAGAACTCGCAACAGTTTGGAGTCAAATCTGAGGGAGTGACTAGAAGGGTCAATAAGGTAAATCATTCTGACCTTGTGAATAGATTAACTGAGCTAACTGCCTTGGTTCGTCAAATGGCTAAAGGACAAGTACAGGCAGCTAAAGCATGTGAGATAAGTGCTGCTCCTGAACACATGACCGATATATGCCCGACCCTTCAAGAAGACCCCCACGAGCAAGCAAATGCTATGGGAGGTTTGCCTGGACCACCCCAATGGAGAAACGACCCCTATGCACCCACATACAATCCAGGGTGGCGGAACCACCCCAACTTTAGCTATGCTCAGAAACCTTCGGGATTCAAACAACCATTCCAGCAAAGACAACTAGTACAGCAACCATCCACATCTGATTCAGGTATGTCCCTGAAAGACATGGTTAAATCACTAGCTGACAGCACTTGTCAAATGCGGCAGGACCAACAGAGATTTCAACAGGACTCGCAGAGATTTCAACAGGACCAACAgagatttcaacaagaaacacgCGCAAGCATTAGGACCTTGGAGGCGCAAATGTCACAACTGGCGTCTTCATTGAGCAACTTTGAGAATAGTAAAAGAAAACTACCAACTCAAGTGATTCCCAATCCAATGGAGAATGTGAGTGCAATTACTTTGAGAAGTGGCAAAGAATTGCAAGAGTATCAAAATGCAGTATCTAAGCATGATCTTGAAGAGCAAGTTGAGGAAGAAACAATGAAATCTCCAACTCAATCCCTTCCAAGGAAAGAGCCCAGAGATGAACCCCCAGTAGTGGTGACACCTCCTCCTCCATTTTCCAGTCGATATGCAAAATCTAGGAAAGAGGAGCAAGAGCAAAAAGTTTTTGACATTTTTCGCAAAGTTGAGTTGAAGGGTTTTGAAAAGATTTATATGGGAGAAAATGTTTCAGCAGTCCTACAACAGAAATTGCCTTTTAAACATaaggatccaggtatgtttactgttCCTTGCAAAATAGAGAATGTTAAGGTCGAAAACGCATTGATAGATTTAGGAGCTGCAATAAATATTATGCCTCGTTCCATTTATAATTCTCTGAATTTTGGATCATTAAAAGAAACGAGTGCCATTATGCAACTTGCTGATATGTCTAATGCATATCCTGATAGGATATTGGAGGATATTCCAGTTCAAGTTGATAAATTAGTTTTTCTTGCAGATTTCTATGTGCTAGATATGGATGATGATCTTTCTGTTTCACCCCTAGTTTTGTTGGGCAGGCTATTTTTAATGACatccaaaacaaaaattgatgtttatTCAGGAACCTTGacaatggaatttgatggtgacaTAATAAAATTCAATACTTGTGATGCCATTAAATGTTCCAGTGAGGCACATTCTATTTTTGTTATAGATGTAATTGACCCTTTCATGCAGCAAAAGTTTGAATTAAATGGTAGAGATGCGTTGAAGGTTGTAATCAATTGCAATTTTGATTCGCACAAGATGTCAAGAGTTGCAAAGAAATTCGAGTTACATCCAGATTGA
- the LOC113759594 gene encoding serine carboxypeptidase-like 40 — protein MEIKTTRFILLPALLFILFRVQTFGKTHREADYHHLKARLNPQSNVERSSYFPAFDAPAKPSNQKGLKEKDRVDRLPGQPHVGFRQYGGYITINETAGRAFFYYFVEAQGRKKPEDVPLLLWLNGGPGCSSLAYGAFQELGPFRVGSDGKTLFKNRFAWNYVANVLFLESPAGVGFSYSNTTSDFVSGGDRKTAADNYIFLLNWLERFPEYKNRDFYISGESYAGHYVPQLAHNIVYHNKKANRTIINLKGILIGNAVINDATDDPGMYDYFATHALISPETVKKIHKFCNFSAAELSANCQNILSVADGVFDEVDIYNIYYPRCFDDSLTSVPKRFSILEFDECSEYYGHSYFNHPNVQEALHANVTKIPYDWQPCSDVLQNWTDWQSTVLPFLKEFLANGLKVWIFSGDVDGRVPVTGSQYAIEALNVSIVTPWQPWYRDLEVGGYVQVYQDNLTFVTVRGAGHQVPSYKPDRALSLITHFISGIPFPNH, from the exons ATGGAGATCAAAACAACCCGTTTTATTCTCCTCCCAGCTCTCTTGTTTATACTATTTCGGGTCCAGACTTTTGGGAAAACCCATAGAGAAGCTGACTACCATCATCTCAAGGCTAGATTGAACCCACAATCCAATGTTGAAAGAAGCAGCTACTTCCCAGCATTTGATGCCCCTGCTAAGCCTTCAAATCAAAAAGGGCTGAAAGAGAAAGATAGGGTCGATCGATTGCCTGGACAACCACACGTTGGATTCAGGCAGTATGGTGGATATATCACCATCAATGAGACTGCTGGCCGTGCctttttctattattttgtTGAAGCACAGGGTCGCAAGAAGCCTGAAGATGTGCCTCTTCTCCTTTGGCTCAATGGAG GTCCTGGTTGTTCTTCTCTTGCTTATGGAGCCTTCCAAGAACTAGGACCATTCAGGGTTGGCAGTGATGGCAAGACACTGTTCAAGAACAGATTTGCTTGGAATTATG TGGCTAATGTTTTGTTCTTGGAGTCTCCTGCCGGAGTAGGATTTTCATATTCTAACACAACATCAGATTTTGTTAGCGGCGGTGATAGAAAAACTGCTGCAGACAATTACATTTTCTTACTAAATTGGCTTGAGAGGTTTCCCGAGTACAAAAATAGAGACTTTTACATTTCTGGAGAGAGTTATGCTGGTCATTATGTACCTCAATTAGCACATAACATTGTTTACCATAACAAGAAGGCGAACAGGACCATCATTAACCTCAAAGGAATCCTG ATTGGAAATGCAGTCATCAATGATGCAACAGATGATCCAGGGATGTATGACTATTTTGCAACACATGCTCTCATTTCCCCTGAAACTGTAAAAAAAATCCACAAATTCTGTAATTTCTCAGCGGCCGAATTATCGGCTAATTGTCAGAACATCCTAAGTGTGGCAGATGGAGTGTTCGACGAAGTTGACATATACAATATCTATTACCCTCGATGCTTTGATGACAGTCTAACCAGTGTACCCAAGCGGTTCTCC ATACTGGAGTTTGATGAATGCAGTGAATATTATGGCCATTCATACTTTAACCATCCCAACGTTCAAGAGGCACTACATGCAAATGTCACGAAGATACCATATGATTGGCAGCCATGCAG tGATGTTCTTCAAAACTGGACAGATTGGCAGTCAACAGTACTTCCATTTCTTAAAGAGTTCTTGGCAAATGGATTAAAAGTATGGATATTTAG TGGCGATGTGGATGGAAGGGTACCTGTGACTGGATCACAGTACGCAATAGAAGCATTGAACGTTTCAATTGTAACTCCTTGGCAGCCATGGTATCGTGATTTGGAG GTAGGGGGATATGTGCAAGTTTATCAAGACAACTTGACATTTGTGACGGTGAGAGGAGCTGGTCATCAAGTACCGAGTTATAAACCTGATAGGGCTCTTTCACTTATTACACATTTCATTTCTGGGATACCATTTCCCAACCATTAA
- the LOC113759591 gene encoding serine carboxypeptidase-like 40, protein MEIKTTPFNLLSALLFTLFLVQTFGKTHIEADFHHLKARLNPQSNVEISSHFPACDSPPKPSNQEGLKEKDRIDRLPGQPPVGFKQYGGYITVNETAGRAFFYYFVEAQGRRKPEDVPLVLWLNGGPGCSSLAYGAFQELGPFRVGSDGKTLFKNRFAWNYVANVLFVESPAGVGFSYSNTTEDFVKGGDKKTAADNYIFLLNWLERFPEYKNRDFYITGESYAGHYVPQLAYNIVYHNKKANRTIINLKGILIGNAVINDPTDSIGMYDFFATHALISPETLQKINKLCDLSHPDASITVECNQTLAVADNAVDQIDIYNIYYPRCFHSGLTSFPKRFNILKFDKCSDYYGYAYCNHPNVQEALHANVTKIPYDWQPCSDVLNDWVDWQSTVLPYLKEFMANGIQVWIFSGDVDGRVPVTASQYAIEALKVSVVTPWQPWFRDWQVGGYVQIYQDNLTFVTVRGAGHQVPSYRPDRALSLISHFISGIPFANH, encoded by the exons ATGGAGATCAAAACAACCCCTTTTAATCTCCTATCAGCTCTCTTATTTACATTGTTTCTGGTCCAGACATTTGGGAAAACACATATAGAAGCAGACTTCCATCATCTCAAGGCGAGATTGAACCCACAATCCAACGTTGAAATAAGCAGTCACTTCCCAGCATGTGATTCCCCTCCTAAGCCTTCAAATCAAGAAGGGCTGAAGGAGAAAGATAGGATTGATCGTCTGCCTGGACAACCACCTGTTGGATTCAAACAGTATGGTGGATATATCACCGTAAATGAGACTGCTGGCCGTGCctttttctattattttgtTGAAGCACAGGGTCGCAGGAAGCCTGAGGATGTGCCTCTTGTCCTTTGGCTCAATGGAG GTCCGGGTTGTTCTTCTCTTGCTTACGGAGCCTTTCAAGAACTTGGACCATTCAGAGTTGGCAGTGATGGAAAGACACTGTTCAAGAACAGATTTGCTTGGAATTATG TTGCCAATGTTTTGTTCGTGGAATCCCCCGCAGGAGTAGGATTTTCATACTCCAACACAACAGAGGATTTTGTTAAGGGAGGTGATAAAAAAACTGCAGCAGACAATTATATTTTCTTGCTAAATTGGCTTGAGAGGTTCCCCGAATACAAAAATAGAGACTTTTACATTACTGGAGAGAGTTATGCTGGCCATTATGTACCTCAATTAGCATATAACATTGTTTACCACAACAAGAAGGCCAACAGGACCATCATTAACCTCAAAGGAATCTTG ATTGGAAATGCAGTCATCAATGACCCAACAGATTCCATTGGGATGTATGACTTTTTTGCAACAc ATGCTCTTATTTCCCCTGAAACTTTACAAAAAATCAACAAACTGTGCGATTTGTCACATCCCGATGCCAGTATTACTGTTGAATGTAACCAAACCCTTGCCGTGGCAGACAATGCAGTTGACCAAATTGACATATACAACATCTATTACCCTAGGTGTTTCCACAGCGGTCTGACCAGTTTCCCGAAAAGATTTAAT ATATTGAAGTTCGATAAATGCAGTGATTATTATGGCTATGCGTACTGTAACCACCCCAATGTTCAAGAGGCGTTGCATGCTAATGTCACGAAAATACCATATGATTGGCAGCCATGCAG TGATGTTCTTAATGATTGGGTAGACTGGCAATCAACCGTGCTTCCTTACCTTAAAGAGTTCATGGCAAATGGAATACAAGTGTGGATATTTAG TGGCGATGTGGATGGAAGGGTCCCCGTGACTGCATCACAATATGCGATAGAAGCGTTAAAAGTTTCAGTTGTAACTCCTTGGCAGCCATGGTTTCGGGATTGGCAG GTCGGTGGATATGTTCAAATTTATCAAGACAACTTGACATTTGTGACGGTGAGAGGTGCTGGTCATCAAGTACCAAGTTATAGACCTGATAGAGCCCTTtcacttatttctcattttatttcagGGATACCATTTGCCAACCATTAA